The DNA segment ATTTCCAAACTCGCTGCTGTACCCCGAGGAGCCCCGCGGGTTGGTGTAGAGAACGAGGTAGCCGTTCGCCGCGTGCTCCTGCCAGCCGAAGTTGAAACCCACTCCGTACATGCCATGAGGGCCGCCGTGAATGGACAGCATCAGCGGGTATTTCTTTCCCGGCAGGAAATCGGGCGGGTAGACCAGCCATCCCTGGATGGAAAGGCCGTCCACCGACCGATAAGAAATCTCCTCCACCCGTCCGAGCTCCACGCCGTGGAGGATGTCGTCGTTCACGAAGGTGATCTGACGCGGCTCCGGTCTCTGCAGGTCGAGGACGTACACGTCCGCGGGATGTTGGGGGCCGGTAATCGTCCCGACGGCGATCCCGGAGGTCGAGAGGCTCGTCACGTCGAGGATGTGGTTTCCCTGGGTCACCTTCCTCACCGCGCCCTCCACCGAGGCGAAATACCAATTCGAAGCTCCCTCCTCCGCCACGTTGAAATAAACGCCTCGACCATCCGGATCCCAAGCGAGATCCCGGGGAGTGCGATCGAGGCTCGCGGTCAGAGCCCGGGCGCCCTTCCCGTCGATCCCGGAGACGTAGAGCTTGGAGTTGATGAAGGTGTCGTCGGTCCAATCGAAGCCGACGTAGGCAACCGAGCCGCCGTCGGGAGACACGCTGGGCGCGCTGTCCGGACCGTGATGATCAGTGACTTGCCTGACCGAGCCGTCCTCGACCCGCACGGCGTAGATCTCGGTCTCCCGCCAGGCGTACTCCCAGTCCGGCTGCCTCAATCCGGTGAAGAGGATCTCCTGGCCGTCGGGAGTCCAGGAGATGGGGGAGTTCCGACCATCGTCGTAGTCGCCATCGGTGAGCTGGCGAGGCGTTCCTCCTGTCGCGGGAACGAGAAACAAATGCTGATAGCCGTCTTCGGTGAAACCGATTCGATCCTGACGATAGTCGAGCCGCTCGACGATTCGCGGAGCTTCGGTCCATTTGGCTCCCTCTGGCGCCGAGGGAAACTCGATCTTCCACGCCTCTTTTTCGGGAACGGTGGACACGAAAGCGATCGATTTGCCGTCGGGAGACCACTCGATGCTTCGCGGAGCGCGCTCGATCCGAGTGACCTGGGTGGTGGCGCCCTCTGCGTCCATGTAGCGCACGTAGATTTGCTCGCCTTTGGGCTCTCCCTCCGCTAGATAGGCGATTCGGGCTCCATCGGGAGACCACCGGGGCGAGCTTCCTTTGGTCAGGTGGCGATTCTTGGTCCCGTCGACGTTCACCACCCAGAGCGCCGATTCCCATTTGTCAGTTTGCTTGTCGACCCACTCGCGGCGGTAGATCACTTGCTTGCCGTCGGGTGAAATCTGCGGGTCCGACACCCGCTCGAAGTCGAGGTAGCTCGTAAGCGCTAGGTGCTTTCCCGCAGCGGAGACGAAAGTCGGAGTTGCGGCGAGGGCGAACGCCGCCAAAGCCAACAGGTATCGCATGACGATTTCCTCCAGGCCGAGAAGATAGCTGATTCTACGCGGAGGGGGGTGAAGGATGCGAGCGGAGGACCGATCGCGACGTTATCCCCAGCCGAGCTCCTCGTGATTCATGTAGAGCGTCCATCCGATGATGTGCGCTTCGATGACTCCGAGATAGGCGGAGACGATACCGGTGGCCAGGCCTCCAAAGACCGGGACGATCCAGGCAAGGGACTCGATGAACCATTGTGCCGTTGTGATGGCGGCGCAAAATCCGACGAGAATGGCGTAGTCGCGCCGGATCTTGAGAATATGTCCCATCACGATATCGGGACGCAGCGCGAGCCACTTGTTGTGCCACACGGCGCTCATACCGATCGCCATGGGGTAGTAGGCCAAAGCGGCAATTGCCAACGGGATGTTCAGGAGGAACAGCGAACCCGGCTCCTCTCCATCCGTCAGGCCACGATAAACCACGAAGAAGTTGAAGAGGATCAAGGGGAGTGCGACCGTGAGGGTGACGATGACGACCGCCACCCCGGTGCCCGCGAGCTCCAGAGGGTCGGTGGTTTCCGGGCCAATGCCCATCTTCTTCTCGCCCTTGGCGGAGCGAGCGATGATGTGTACGAAGAAGGCAAGCCCGACGGCGTAGACGACCAGACCCCGCAGACCCATACTTCCGATCCAAACCAGAGCTCCGATACCGACCGTCGTGACCCACGACATCTCTTTGAGCGGAAATGCGGCGACTTCGTCGAGCCGTTCCCAGAAGCGCTTCTCGCGCCATCGTGGGTCGGCGGGCTCGAGAAGACCTTCACACGCGGGGCAGACACGGATGGTCAATCCGGGTCGCTCGGCCTGGGGCACGGAGGTTTCGCAGAAACCGCGGCCGCACCGGCGGCAAATCAAAGAAGAATGCCGGTTCGGGTGCTCCCAGCAACGCTTCTGGTGGATGGCATCACGGCCGCGGAAGAACGACTGGAACGGGGCAAGCTCGCCGACGGGGACGAAGCGATCGCCGTCGTCACTCGCCGCGACCTGGTCCCACGCCAGGATCTTGCCCGCTCGGATGTCGCGCTGAACTTGTGCTCGCGTGAGCTCGCGCAGCCGCCCGTCCG comes from the Vicinamibacteria bacterium genome and includes:
- a CDS encoding S9 family peptidase — encoded protein: MRYLLALAAFALAATPTFVSAAGKHLALTSYLDFERVSDPQISPDGKQVIYRREWVDKQTDKWESALWVVNVDGTKNRHLTKGSSPRWSPDGARIAYLAEGEPKGEQIYVRYMDAEGATTQVTRIERAPRSIEWSPDGKSIAFVSTVPEKEAWKIEFPSAPEGAKWTEAPRIVERLDYRQDRIGFTEDGYQHLFLVPATGGTPRQLTDGDYDDGRNSPISWTPDGQEILFTGLRQPDWEYAWRETEIYAVRVEDGSVRQVTDHHGPDSAPSVSPDGGSVAYVGFDWTDDTFINSKLYVSGIDGKGARALTASLDRTPRDLAWDPDGRGVYFNVAEEGASNWYFASVEGAVRKVTQGNHILDVTSLSTSGIAVGTITGPQHPADVYVLDLQRPEPRQITFVNDDILHGVELGRVEEISYRSVDGLSIQGWLVYPPDFLPGKKYPLMLSIHGGPHGMYGVGFNFGWQEHAANGYLVLYTNPRGSSGYSSEFGNAIKNAYPSKDFDDLMAGVDEVIGLGIVDERNLFVYGCSGGGVLTAWVVGHTNRFAAASSNCPVTNWMSFVGTTDSPNWYRNFAKPFWEDPSEYLERSPLMYVGNVQTPTMLMTGVLDLRTPIPQTEEYYQALKMRKVATAMVRFNDEFHGTTSRPSNFMRTQLTLRYWFEKHGTKADAPVTTSAISDKN
- a CDS encoding FYVE zinc finger domain-containing protein; the encoded protein is MKEPDGRLRELTRAQVQRDIRAGKILAWDQVAASDDGDRFVPVGELAPFQSFFRGRDAIHQKRCWEHPNRHSSLICRRCGRGFCETSVPQAERPGLTIRVCPACEGLLEPADPRWREKRFWERLDEVAAFPLKEMSWVTTVGIGALVWIGSMGLRGLVVYAVGLAFFVHIIARSAKGEKKMGIGPETTDPLELAGTGVAVVIVTLTVALPLILFNFFVVYRGLTDGEEPGSLFLLNIPLAIAALAYYPMAIGMSAVWHNKWLALRPDIVMGHILKIRRDYAILVGFCAAITTAQWFIESLAWIVPVFGGLATGIVSAYLGVIEAHIIGWTLYMNHEELGWG